A single genomic interval of Mauremys reevesii isolate NIE-2019 linkage group 24, ASM1616193v1, whole genome shotgun sequence harbors:
- the LOC120390096 gene encoding chemokine-like receptor 1: MAENASSPYDYDGDYEDDSSLEAGARLRGTMHVVSMVIYSIAFVLGVTGNGLVIFITGFRMKRTVNAIWFLNLAVADFIFTFFLPLGVAYVALGFHWPFGQALCKINTAVAFLNMFASVFLLTTISADRCITVAWPVWAQNHRSPRLASLVAVAVWLAALALSCPYVVFRDTGSSPFQENVTHCYNNYALSDGFQGEEMAGLRESRHRAVVLTRFMAGFLVPFAVILACYIVIAAKMRRNQLARSGRPYKIMVAVVTAFFLCWFPYHVFSFLEVSVTAVTPQLQSLLAVGIPLASGLAYLNSCLNPLLYVFVGRDFREKLRSSVLSAFEGAFSEDSGQSSLPASKSKASAETECHLV, from the coding sequence ATGGCCGAAAATGCCTCCTCCCCCTACGACTATGATGGAGACTACGAGGACGACTCCAGCTTGGAGGCCGGCGCCAGGCTGCGTGGCACCATGCACGTGGTCTCCATGGTGATCTATTCCATCGCCTTTGTGTTGGGGGTGACAGGCAATGGGCTGGTCATCTTCATCACTGGCTTCCGGATGAAGAGGACGGTCAACGCCATCTGGTTCCTCAACCTGGCCGTGGCCGACTTCATCTTCACCTTCTTCCTCCCCCTCGGCGTGGCCTATGTGGCTCTAGGCTTCCACTGGCCCTTTGGCCAGGCCTTGTGCAAGATCAACACCGCCGTGGCCTTCCTCAACATGTTCGCCAGCGTCTTCCTCCTCACCACCATCAGCGCCGACCGTTGCATCACCGTGGCCTGGCCGGTCTGGGCCCAGAACCACCGCTCGCCCCGGCTAGCCTCCCTGGTGGCCGTGGCCGTGTGGTTGGCAGCCCTCGCTCTCAGCTGCCCCTATGTGGTTTTCCGGGACACCGGGAGCTCCCCTTTTCAGGAGAACGTCACCCACTGCTACAACAACTACGCCCTGTCGGATGGCTTCCAGGGGGAGGAGATGGCTGGGCTGAGGGAGAGCCGGCACCGGGCCGTGGTGCTGACCCGGTTCATGGCTGGCTTTCTGGTGCCATTCGCCGTCATCCTGGCCTGCTACATAGTCATCGCGGCCAAGATGAGGAGGAACCAGCTGGCCCGCTCTGGCAGGCCCTACAAGATCATGGTGGCCGTGGTGACGGCCTTCTTCCTCTGCTGGTTCCCCTACCACGTCTTCTCCTTCCTGGAGGTGTCAGTCACTGCGGTGACGCCCCAGCTCCAGTCGCTCCTGGCAGTGGGGATCCCGCTGGCCTCGGGCCTGGCCTATCTCAACAGCTGCCTCAACCCCCTCCTCTACGTCTTCGTGGGCCGGGATTTCAGGGAGAAGCTCCGGAGCTCGGTGCTGTCGGCCTTCGAGGGCGCCTTCAGCGAGGACTCCGGCCagtcctccctcccagccagcaAGAGCAAGGCCAGCGCCGAGACTGAGTGTCACCTGGTGTAG